One genomic window of Oncorhynchus gorbuscha isolate QuinsamMale2020 ecotype Even-year unplaced genomic scaffold, OgorEven_v1.0 Un_scaffold_5372, whole genome shotgun sequence includes the following:
- the LOC124029059 gene encoding unconventional myosin-IXAa-like has protein sequence METLGQSEPYFVKCIRSNAEKLPLRFNEGLVLRQLRYTGMLETVRIRQSGYSIKYTFQDFIRHFRVLLPEGTSATQEGIGQYLGQVDLAPDGYQVGKTMVFLREVERQRLQALLHREVLNRIVTLQRRFRALLERKHFTRMRLAATTIQVTTVPFL, from the exons ATGGAGACTCTGGGCCAATCAGAGCCCTACTTTGTCAAATGCATCCGTTCTAATGCAGAGAAGCTGCCCCTGCGCTTCAACGAGGGCCTGGTGCTCAGGCAGCTCCGCTACACGGGTATGCTGGAGACCGTGCGCATCCGCCAGTCAGGCTACAGCATCAAATACACCTTCCAG GATTTCATCCGCCACTTCCGTGTGCTGCTACCCGAGGGCACCAGTGCCACCCAGGAAGGCATCGGACAGTATCTGGGCCAGGTGGACCTTGCTCCCGATGGATACCAAGTTGGAAAAACCATG GTGTTCCTGCGGGAGGTGGAGCGTCAACGACTGCAGGCGTTGCTTCACAGGGAAGTCCTGAACCGTATCGTCACTCTGCAGCGCCGCTTCAGGGCCCTGCTGGAGAGGAAACACTTCACCAGGATGAGACTGGCTGCCACAACTATCCAGGTAACCACCGTTCCCTTCTTATAG